A section of the Drosophila sechellia strain sech25 chromosome 3L, ASM438219v1, whole genome shotgun sequence genome encodes:
- the LOC6605823 gene encoding uncharacterized protein LOC6605823 isoform X2, whose protein sequence is MDTDSRRKKFGRQTYGSLVIFMGLAVSQWILVCLVESGRRIFRDFEMICSATFVLAGLCFTVFCFNQGVRNHRVYSWVVAFVIVELEIFSMYVLAARTWVPDLLAFFFFCTLLMMVALVVGCHLSFSMIMLHAQTIYGDRYIQMRLKDFILAALLVFHEFLLTYALTFYWQIHYSYFTSADFFWMSTSTPNTQGTTPEYPEYGDYEKNTPDDDWSPKNETDYDWLLDNWDTIAAESLVM, encoded by the exons ATGGACACTGACAGCAGAAGGAAAAAATTTGGCCGTCAAACTTACGGATCCCTTGTGATATTTATGGGCTTAGCTGTCTCTCAATGGATTCTGGTCTGCCTGGT GGAAAGTGGTCGTAGAATATTCCGTGACTTTGAGATGATTTGCTCGGCCACCTTTGTTCTGGCTGGCTTATGTTTCacagttttttgttttaaccaaGGTGTTCGCAACCACAGGGTCTATAGCTGGGTTGTAGCTTTTGTGATA GTGGAACTGGAGATATTTTCGATGTATGTGCTAGCAGCTCGTACTTGGGTTCCAGATCTGCTGGccttcttctttttctgcaCTCTCCTGATGATGGTTGCCCTGGTCGTTGGATGTCATCTTTCGTTTTCG ATGATCATGCTGCATGCTCAAACAATTTATGGAGATCGGTATATCCAGATGAGGCTGAAGGATTTCATCTTGGCCGCTTTGCTGGTCTTCCACGAATTTCTGCTCACCTACGCACTCACATTCTACTGGCAGATTCATTATAGCTACTTCACATCAGCTGACTTCTTCTGGATGTCGACTAGTACCCCAAATACACAAGGAACAACACCCGAATATCCCGAGTATGGTGATTACG AAAAAAACACACCTGACGATGACTGGTCGCCTAAAAATGAAACCGATTATGATTGGTTACTGGATAATTGGGATACTATAGCTGCAGAAAGTTTAGTAATGTAG
- the LOC6605823 gene encoding uncharacterized protein LOC6605823 isoform X3, whose product MYVLAARTWVPDLLAFFFFCTLLMMVALVVGCHLSFSMDLTRYIAPLFILSFVLAMMSTYFLLAHLFLPKLMPYAYLTFELGLTFVMTSMIMLHAQTIYGDRYIQMRLKDFILAALLVFHEFLLTYALTFYWQIHYSYFTSADFFWMSTSTPNTQGTTPEYPEYGDYEKNTPDDDWSPKNETDYDWLLDNWDTIAAESLVM is encoded by the exons ATGTATGTGCTAGCAGCTCGTACTTGGGTTCCAGATCTGCTGGccttcttctttttctgcaCTCTCCTGATGATGGTTGCCCTGGTCGTTGGATGTCATCTTTCGTTTTCG ATGGACTTAACTCGCTACATAGCTCCGCTTTTTATCTTGAGCTTTGTATTGGCCATGATGTCCACATATTTTCTGTTGGCCCATTTGTTTTTGCCAAAGCTGATGCCTTATGCCTATCTCACATTTGAGCTTGGCCTAACCTTTGTAATGACATCG ATGATCATGCTGCATGCTCAAACAATTTATGGAGATCGGTATATCCAGATGAGGCTGAAGGATTTCATCTTGGCCGCTTTGCTGGTCTTCCACGAATTTCTGCTCACCTACGCACTCACATTCTACTGGCAGATTCATTATAGCTACTTCACATCAGCTGACTTCTTCTGGATGTCGACTAGTACCCCAAATACACAAGGAACAACACCCGAATATCCCGAGTATGGTGATTACG AAAAAAACACACCTGACGATGACTGGTCGCCTAAAAATGAAACCGATTATGATTGGTTACTGGATAATTGGGATACTATAGCTGCAGAAAGTTTAGTAATGTAG
- the LOC6605823 gene encoding uncharacterized protein LOC6605823 isoform X1, which translates to MDTDSRRKKFGRQTYGSLVIFMGLAVSQWILVCLVESGRRIFRDFEMICSATFVLAGLCFTVFCFNQGVRNHRVYSWVVAFVIVELEIFSMYVLAARTWVPDLLAFFFFCTLLMMVALVVGCHLSFSMDLTRYIAPLFILSFVLAMMSTYFLLAHLFLPKLMPYAYLTFELGLTFVMTSMIMLHAQTIYGDRYIQMRLKDFILAALLVFHEFLLTYALTFYWQIHYSYFTSADFFWMSTSTPNTQGTTPEYPEYGDYEKNTPDDDWSPKNETDYDWLLDNWDTIAAESLVM; encoded by the exons ATGGACACTGACAGCAGAAGGAAAAAATTTGGCCGTCAAACTTACGGATCCCTTGTGATATTTATGGGCTTAGCTGTCTCTCAATGGATTCTGGTCTGCCTGGT GGAAAGTGGTCGTAGAATATTCCGTGACTTTGAGATGATTTGCTCGGCCACCTTTGTTCTGGCTGGCTTATGTTTCacagttttttgttttaaccaaGGTGTTCGCAACCACAGGGTCTATAGCTGGGTTGTAGCTTTTGTGATA GTGGAACTGGAGATATTTTCGATGTATGTGCTAGCAGCTCGTACTTGGGTTCCAGATCTGCTGGccttcttctttttctgcaCTCTCCTGATGATGGTTGCCCTGGTCGTTGGATGTCATCTTTCGTTTTCG ATGGACTTAACTCGCTACATAGCTCCGCTTTTTATCTTGAGCTTTGTATTGGCCATGATGTCCACATATTTTCTGTTGGCCCATTTGTTTTTGCCAAAGCTGATGCCTTATGCCTATCTCACATTTGAGCTTGGCCTAACCTTTGTAATGACATCG ATGATCATGCTGCATGCTCAAACAATTTATGGAGATCGGTATATCCAGATGAGGCTGAAGGATTTCATCTTGGCCGCTTTGCTGGTCTTCCACGAATTTCTGCTCACCTACGCACTCACATTCTACTGGCAGATTCATTATAGCTACTTCACATCAGCTGACTTCTTCTGGATGTCGACTAGTACCCCAAATACACAAGGAACAACACCCGAATATCCCGAGTATGGTGATTACG AAAAAAACACACCTGACGATGACTGGTCGCCTAAAAATGAAACCGATTATGATTGGTTACTGGATAATTGGGATACTATAGCTGCAGAAAGTTTAGTAATGTAG
- the LOC6605824 gene encoding uncharacterized protein LOC6605824 — protein MYVSDEHRYYRKARRKFSLKAYGLLVLWLILALAQWLVIAFIEDAREIFTSLYYICLATFALAILIFGLFIFFEKLRFINGLNFIMSLIIVELQIISTFALVAISWWADVLTFFGVALILMAIFLLIGVFLPARADLTLDIAVLFILAFLFLNVASFILLFELLVSITIPYAYLVVEMSITFTILLFVMYHGQTINGNRFAEMRLNDFFLGSLILFHDFLIIFWLTFYWQIHYRPITPDSWLETSTPYYNGSIRTTNAYKSLDGDGTILPPWFTRGFDDAYDSDSNAKEYPEIPSGRGNPGNRNPYDTDHIHGHRPNNRYSTKDWSVYHQRPKNGFRSSGRSRTKGPEGKTVHHRHRKPDEWDPEYITQGIDMVVPFDDRYGGNSKDVLEGGEVHPTPTEDMEDDYTDVPINVHFGQPIDKFYQNPNTGTKVDVGDAVGKSAAGFGDPNVDFPLADYQPKSTDSSHIYIIPKARPTRRDSYSMDNERQNYIENDKLESVTPADENSDLRQNNFVQSSESGFRNRDYSLQKDEMTGLTRQQILLERKDPPPWEELSDDEIRKLVDQRIHEDKYRPNADRWDEPLITREPYPINLPDYEKLVMNVSSSILQ, from the exons ATGTATGTATCGGATGAGCATCGTTACTACCGAAAGGCGCGAAGAAAGTTTTCTTTGAAGGCATATGGCTTATTGGTTCTGTGGCTCATTTTAGCTCTGGCCCAATGGCTGGTAATAGCTTTTAT AGAGGATGCAAGGGAAATCTTCACGTCGTTATACTACATCTGCCTTGCGACCTTTGCTTTGGCAATCTTGATCTTCGggctctttattttttttgagaAGCTGCGTTTCATCAATGGTCTCAACTTTATCATGTCACTGATTATA GTGGAGCTTCAGATCATATCCACATTTGCTCTAGTCGCCATTAGTTGGTGGGCGGATGTCCTGACATTTTTTGGAGTCgcattaattttaatggcaaTCTTTCTTCTAATAGGAGTATTTCTACCAGCACGA GCGGACCTCACCCTAGATATTGcggttttatttatattagcATTTCTTTTCCTGAATGTGGCcagttttatactattatttGAACTACTTGTGAGCATAACCATTCCCTATGCCTATCTAGTGGTGGAAATGTCTATAACCTTTACGATTCTACTG TTCGTAATGTACCATGGCCAAACAATCAATGGAAACCGATTTGCTGAGATGCGACTGAACGACTTTTTCTTGGGATCTCTGATTCTGTTTCACGACTTCCTCATCATTTTCTGGCTAACATTCTATTGGCAGATCCATTATAGACCCATCACGCCTGATAGCTGGTTAGAGACCTCTACACCGTATTACAATGGCTCAATCAGAACCACCAATGCTTATAAAAGTCTTGATGGCG ATGGAACAATCCTGCCACCGTGGTTCACCAGAGGATTTGATGACGCTTATGATAGTGATTCAAATGCAAAAGAATATCCTGAGATTCCAAGCGGTAGAGGAAATCCAGGGAATCGGAACCCCTATGACACAGATCACATTCACGGACACAGGCCAAATAATAGGTATTCCACAAAAGATTGGTCAGTTTACCATCAAAGGCCAAAGAATGGATTTAGGAGTAGTGGAAGGTCCCGAACTAAAGGTCCGGAAGGGAAAACCGTACACCACAGACATCGTAAGCCGGACGAATGGGATCCTGAATATATAACGCAAGGTATCGACATGGTAGTGCCCTTTGATGACCGTTATGGAGGTAATTCAAAAGATGTCCTAGAAGGTGGTGAAGTGCATCCGACTCCCACCGAGGATATGGAGGATGATTACACGGATGTGCCCATTAATGTTCATTTTGGACAGCCGATAGATAAGTTTTATCAAAATCCCAATACTGGAACAAAAGTAGATGTTGGTGATGCCGTAGGAAAATCGGCAGCTGGTTTTGGTGATCCAAATGTCGATTTTCCTCTAGCAGACTACCAGCCAAAGTCAACCGACTcttcacatatatatattattccTAAGGCAAGACCCACCAGGAGGGATTCTTATTCAATGGATAATGAACGACAAAATTATATTGAAAATGATAAGCTTGAAAGTGTTACTCCTGCTGATGAGAACAGTGATCTCCGGCAAAATAATTTTGTCCAGAGCTCAGAAAGTGGATTCAGAAATAGGGATTACAGCTTGCAAAAGGATGAAATGACAGGACTAACCAGACAACAAATTTTATTGGAACGAAAAGACCCACCTCCATGGGAAGAGCTATCCGATGATGAAATCCGAAAATTAGTAGACCAGAGGATCCATGAAGATAAGTATCGACCAAATGCAGACCGTTGGGATGAGCCATTAATTACCAGAGAGCCTTATCCAATAAACCTTCCAGACTATGAGAAGCTTGTAATGAATGTCAGTTCGAGCATATTGCAATAG